A part of Crassostrea angulata isolate pt1a10 chromosome 5, ASM2561291v2, whole genome shotgun sequence genomic DNA contains:
- the LOC128183484 gene encoding SH3 domain-containing protein Dlish-like isoform X2, with product MAFLCPSRVGRGTKEKKRKVASSAIFGRITGSDSVDTLVRVGLEKQHGLPANAKMVVLQDFSPGAEKELEVKRGQEVFQLYKENDWCYVITVDGREGFIPESFCLGVTNSPSVKSKSKDSPRNSGEYRSFDTFDSDSFFSCNEDYVNDVTDNGPKSPVPLSQLNVVDYQNIAVVPEVRPFRKTSHGHFIVLFDFTAQDENDVTVERAELLDVLNIEDPDWSWVRRGNGEEGFVPKSYICPVEPLKAHEKMLALQHKQKRSSTPTIRQPLLSNFSPRRYSQSSEPPTPPQRNPLRTSALRTRYNELDQESNYSDTQKEQHRSNSASMQNGEKYSVVRSPLVTSVGAKRSNSPCRVPQNLETNRHGDDSLNSPPLIVYDKPYSQRVTSRSPSPRLPPSYSDLSDQSARQRTRSASPASSRASASYENVNIKSTCDNIVNMSTVKKTPLSLSDQNLYKKQSDGVTNKYSSYQNLSSGNFSLVQNGSSRLYTDMATNQSNVSLPNDSGPEGLFVPNSRLSSNESRPDRTRQGSELIMMYDFNDENRGGLTVSRGDLVYADGMDQQGTDWLWVYYPQTSQYGYVPRNYVKSTQLKTTL from the exons ATGGCTTTCCTCTGTCCAAGTCGAGTTGGACGTGGAACCAAAGAGAAAAAGAGAAAAG TCGCCTCGTCTGCGATTTTTGGTAGGATTACGGGAAGTGACAGCGTGGATACCCTGGTCAGAGTCGGCCTGGAGAAGCAACATGGGCTTCCTGCCAACGCAAAGATGGTGGTACTGCAAGACTTCAGCCCGGGGGCGGAAAAAGAGCTGGAAGTTAAGAGGGGCCAGGAGGTGTTTCAGCTGTACAAGGAGAACGATTGGTGTTACGTCATTACCGTGGACGGCCGAGAGGGCTTTATACCGGAATCCTTCTGTCTAGGAGTTACTAACTCACCCAGTGTAAAATCGAAGTCCAAAGACTCCCCAAGGAATTCGGGAGAATACAGATCTTTCGACACTTTCGATTCGGAttcctttttttcttgcaatgaGGATTACGTTAATGACGTCACCGACAATGGACCTAAATCCCCCGTCCCCCTTAGCCAGTTGAACGTAGTCGACTACCAAAATATCGCAGTGGTACCGGAAGTTAGGCCTTTCCGGAAGACGTCACATGGGCATTTCATTGTGCTTTTTGACTTCACTGCGCAGGATGAGAACGATGTGACGGTTGAGCGAGCCGAACTTCTGGATGTGCTGAACATCGAGGACCCTGACTGGTCGTGGGTCCGCCGAGGCAATGGAGAGGAGGGATTCGTACCCAAGTCCTACATATGCCCAGTGGAACCACTTAAAGCCCATG aGAAAATGTTGGCGCTTCAACACAAGCAGAAACGATCAAGCACCCCGACAATACGTCAGCCACTTCTATCAAACTTTTCCCCAAGACGATACTCCCAGTCAAGCGAACCCCCGACCCCTCCTCAGAGAAATCCTCTACGGACATCGGCACTCCGAACTCGCTACAATGAACTCGACCAAGAGTCCAATTACTCGGACACACAGAAAGAGCAGCATCGATCAAACTCGGCATCGATGCAAAATGGCGAGAAGTACTCGGTTGTGAGGTCACCGCTTGTGACGTCAGTCGGAGCAAAGAGGTCAAATTCTCCCTGCCGAGTACCTCAGAATTTGGAAACGAATCGCCATGGAGACGATTCCCTGAACAGCCCACCCCTTATCGTTTATGACAAACCATATTCACAAAGAGTAACTAGTCGTTCCCCGTCCCCAAGGCTACCGCCAAGTTACTCTGATCTATCCGATCAGAGCGCTAGACAGCGGACACGCTCGGCCTCCCCAGCCTCGTCCAGAGCGTCCGCTAGTTATGAAAACGTTAACATTAAATCCACTTGTgataatattgtaaatatgagTACTGTAAAAAAGACACCCCTGTCATTGTCGGATCAAAACCTCTACAAGAAGCAGAGTGATGGCGTCACAAACAAGTACAGTTCCTACCAAAATCTGTCTTCGGGGAATTTCAGCCTGGTTCAGAATGGGAGTTCTAGATTATACACAGATATGGCAACTAACCAATCAAATGTCTCATTACCGAATGACTCAGGTCCAGAGGGGCTCTTTGTACCTAATTCTAGACTTTCATCCAATGAGTCTCGCCCAGATCGCACCAGGCAGGGATCAGAACTCATAATGATGTACGACTTTAATGATGAGAATCGCGGGGGACTGACGGTCAGTCGAGGTGACCTGGTCTATGCTGATGGCATGGATCAGCAAGGTACAGACTGGCTGTGGGTATATTACCCTCAGACCAGCCAGTATGGGTATGTCCCTAGGAACTATGTAAAATCCACACAGCTAAAGACCACTTTATAA
- the LOC128183484 gene encoding SH3 domain-containing protein Dlish-like isoform X1, with translation MAFLCPSRVGRGTKEKKRKVASSAIFGRITGSDSVDTLVRVGLEKQHGLPANAKMVVLQDFSPGAEKELEVKRGQEVFQLYKENDWCYVITVDGREGFIPESFCLGVTNSPSVKSKSKDSPRNSGEYRSFDTFDSDSFFSCNEDYVNDVTDNGPKSPVPLSQLNVVDYQNIAVVPEVRPFRKTSHGHFIVLFDFTAQDENDVTVERAELLDVLNIEDPDWSWVRRGNGEEGFVPKSYICPVEPLKAHGKWEKMLALQHKQKRSSTPTIRQPLLSNFSPRRYSQSSEPPTPPQRNPLRTSALRTRYNELDQESNYSDTQKEQHRSNSASMQNGEKYSVVRSPLVTSVGAKRSNSPCRVPQNLETNRHGDDSLNSPPLIVYDKPYSQRVTSRSPSPRLPPSYSDLSDQSARQRTRSASPASSRASASYENVNIKSTCDNIVNMSTVKKTPLSLSDQNLYKKQSDGVTNKYSSYQNLSSGNFSLVQNGSSRLYTDMATNQSNVSLPNDSGPEGLFVPNSRLSSNESRPDRTRQGSELIMMYDFNDENRGGLTVSRGDLVYADGMDQQGTDWLWVYYPQTSQYGYVPRNYVKSTQLKTTL, from the exons ATGGCTTTCCTCTGTCCAAGTCGAGTTGGACGTGGAACCAAAGAGAAAAAGAGAAAAG TCGCCTCGTCTGCGATTTTTGGTAGGATTACGGGAAGTGACAGCGTGGATACCCTGGTCAGAGTCGGCCTGGAGAAGCAACATGGGCTTCCTGCCAACGCAAAGATGGTGGTACTGCAAGACTTCAGCCCGGGGGCGGAAAAAGAGCTGGAAGTTAAGAGGGGCCAGGAGGTGTTTCAGCTGTACAAGGAGAACGATTGGTGTTACGTCATTACCGTGGACGGCCGAGAGGGCTTTATACCGGAATCCTTCTGTCTAGGAGTTACTAACTCACCCAGTGTAAAATCGAAGTCCAAAGACTCCCCAAGGAATTCGGGAGAATACAGATCTTTCGACACTTTCGATTCGGAttcctttttttcttgcaatgaGGATTACGTTAATGACGTCACCGACAATGGACCTAAATCCCCCGTCCCCCTTAGCCAGTTGAACGTAGTCGACTACCAAAATATCGCAGTGGTACCGGAAGTTAGGCCTTTCCGGAAGACGTCACATGGGCATTTCATTGTGCTTTTTGACTTCACTGCGCAGGATGAGAACGATGTGACGGTTGAGCGAGCCGAACTTCTGGATGTGCTGAACATCGAGGACCCTGACTGGTCGTGGGTCCGCCGAGGCAATGGAGAGGAGGGATTCGTACCCAAGTCCTACATATGCCCAGTGGAACCACTTAAAGCCCATGGTAAATGGG aGAAAATGTTGGCGCTTCAACACAAGCAGAAACGATCAAGCACCCCGACAATACGTCAGCCACTTCTATCAAACTTTTCCCCAAGACGATACTCCCAGTCAAGCGAACCCCCGACCCCTCCTCAGAGAAATCCTCTACGGACATCGGCACTCCGAACTCGCTACAATGAACTCGACCAAGAGTCCAATTACTCGGACACACAGAAAGAGCAGCATCGATCAAACTCGGCATCGATGCAAAATGGCGAGAAGTACTCGGTTGTGAGGTCACCGCTTGTGACGTCAGTCGGAGCAAAGAGGTCAAATTCTCCCTGCCGAGTACCTCAGAATTTGGAAACGAATCGCCATGGAGACGATTCCCTGAACAGCCCACCCCTTATCGTTTATGACAAACCATATTCACAAAGAGTAACTAGTCGTTCCCCGTCCCCAAGGCTACCGCCAAGTTACTCTGATCTATCCGATCAGAGCGCTAGACAGCGGACACGCTCGGCCTCCCCAGCCTCGTCCAGAGCGTCCGCTAGTTATGAAAACGTTAACATTAAATCCACTTGTgataatattgtaaatatgagTACTGTAAAAAAGACACCCCTGTCATTGTCGGATCAAAACCTCTACAAGAAGCAGAGTGATGGCGTCACAAACAAGTACAGTTCCTACCAAAATCTGTCTTCGGGGAATTTCAGCCTGGTTCAGAATGGGAGTTCTAGATTATACACAGATATGGCAACTAACCAATCAAATGTCTCATTACCGAATGACTCAGGTCCAGAGGGGCTCTTTGTACCTAATTCTAGACTTTCATCCAATGAGTCTCGCCCAGATCGCACCAGGCAGGGATCAGAACTCATAATGATGTACGACTTTAATGATGAGAATCGCGGGGGACTGACGGTCAGTCGAGGTGACCTGGTCTATGCTGATGGCATGGATCAGCAAGGTACAGACTGGCTGTGGGTATATTACCCTCAGACCAGCCAGTATGGGTATGTCCCTAGGAACTATGTAAAATCCACACAGCTAAAGACCACTTTATAA
- the LOC128184964 gene encoding synaptic vesicle glycoprotein 2C-like: MEYQRLIDNQDDRDVEETGSETLYEDALKQTGYGRFHWLVLFLCGWAVSSDAIEVLSVSFMLPSAQKDLDMSSVDKGWLNAIIFVGMMIGGYFWGSLADRHGRRTVLLGSLTVNGLGGLVSSTSQVFWLFLLARFISGIGVGGSIPVIFSYFTEFQPKDRRGKMISALATFWMFGNIIAAGLAWSVIPRDIGYHSASFKYNSWRIFVALCTIPSLTSAVFFVFMPESPKFLLTIGQNRKALSVLKFIHKKNNQPSSYKVTSLVLDPDHRPIHLTHQDTGCVSSISRNLKSLASISGELFRPPLLRSSVIMLIINFTLSFGYYGLWMWFPELFSRVEKYGGSPCDHHVGPPNRTTNSTGAMDKDWIYFSGFLTALSNLPGNLLTIYLMDQLGRKLLLSSSMVASGVCVFFIPLVRDKWQNLGVSCLFGAVSTVGWNALDVLSTELFPTNVRSTSMGIQTGVGRIAAIFGNVIFGELVDVHCSIPMILVSGLLVFGGLTSIRLPSTVRTDIH, from the exons ATGGAATACCAAAGGTTGATTGATAATCAGGACGACAGAG ATGTAGAGGAGACTGGTTCAGAGACATTGTATGAGGATGCTTTAAAACAGACAG GGTACGGGCGATTTCATTGGCTGGTCCTGTTTCTCTGTGGTTGGGCCGTGTCCAGTGATGCCATTGAGGTTCTCTCTGTATCCTTCATGTTGCCCTCTGCACAAAAAGACCTTGACATGTCCTCGGTGGACAAGGGCTGGCTCAATGCCATTATTTTCGTTG gAATGATGATTGGGGGCTACTTTTGGGGCTCGCTGGCGGATCGTCACGGCCGACGTACTGTTTTACTGGGCTCTCTGACGGTGAATGGACTGGGAGGCCTAGTCTCCAGTACATCACAAGTGTTCTGGCTGTTCCTGTTGGCCAGGTTTATTAGTGGCATAGG GGTAGGAGGGAGCATACCTGTGATATTCTCATATTTCACTGAATTCCAACCAAAAGACAGACGTGGCAAAATGATCAGTGCTCTCGCCACTTTCTGGATGTTTGGCAATATCATAGCAGCTG GTTTGGCCTGGTCAGTAATTCCCAGAGATATAGGTTACCACAGTGCCAGTTTTAAGTACAACAGTTGGAGGATCTTTGTGGCTCTGTGCACCATCCCTAGTCTTACCTCTGCTGTCTTCTTTGTATTCATGCCAGAGAGCCCAAAGTTCCTTCTTACT ATTGGGCAAAATAGGAAAGCTTTATCTGTACTGAAGTTCATTCACAAGAAAAACAACCAGCCCTCAAGTTATAAA GTGACTTCCTTAGTACTAGATCCAGATCACAGACCAATACATCTCACTCACCAGGACACAGGTTGTGTGTCCAGCATATCCAGAAATCTCAAAAGT CTGGCCTCTATATCGGGTGAGCTGTTTAGGCCTCCACTGCTCAGATCATCAGTCATCATGCTCATCATCAACTTCACGCTCAGCTTTGG TTACTACGGGTTGTGGATGTGGTTCCCAGAACTTTTCAGTCGGGTGGAGAAGTACGGTGGCTCCCCCTGTGATCATCATGTGGGGCCACCTAACAGGACAACCAACTCCACAGGTGCCATGGACAAGGACTGGATCTACTTCTCTGGCTTCCTGACAGCTTTGTCCAATCTCCCGGGGAACCTGTTGACAATATACCTTATGGATCAACTGGGAAGGAAGCTACTGCTGT CCAGTAGCATGGTGGCGTCAGGTGTCTGTGTGTTCTTCATCCCGCTGGTACGGGACAAATGGCAGAACCTGGGGGTGTCCTGTCTGTTTGGGGCGGTGTCTACTGTGGGCTGGAACGCCCTGGACGTCCTGTCCACTGAACTGTTCCCCACCAATGTCAG gtCAACATCTATGGGTATTCAAACAGGAGTAGGTAGAATAGCTGCTATTTTTGGAAATGTCATCTTTGGAGAGTTGGTGGACGTACATTGTTCCATTCCCATGATTCTAGTTTCAGGTTTACTAGTGTTTGGGGGATTGACCTCAATTCGACTCCCAAGTACTGTCAGGACAGACATACACTAA